One genomic region from Nymphaea colorata isolate Beijing-Zhang1983 chromosome 12, ASM883128v2, whole genome shotgun sequence encodes:
- the LOC116265943 gene encoding UDP-glucose flavonoid 3-O-glucosyltransferase 7-like, which translates to MAETPRMIIFPFMAQGHALPLLDLAKMLSYQGIKITIFTTPANSNFILHNLSQTPNVELEVLEFPHSQDLPPHCENTHQLPSMDLFLPFLLATKRLQQPFDLSLQKMVDSGDVAAAAAVRPLCIISDFFLPWTLDSASKFDIPRLVFQGMSAYASSVLRALASLQPLTNALLDSEVFEVPGLPTKVLLTKAEMPKISTDPDLDCSGPLPELIYECYRAELQSHGAILNTFLELEPLYVAHVLSCYYRQGWCLGPLFLFDEVAEGRRGAESPHVRSTCSSWLDGHADRPGSVIYASFGTQAPVSDSQQTEIACGLEASGCPFVLVVRSKTWLAPEGLEERLAGRGLVLREWTPQWLILSHPAVGGFLTHCGWNSVLESLSAGVPMLTWPIIADQTANQKMVVDELGAGILTVAPIERVRVGVVERETVRGRVVELMLGEEGRRARARAMEIGCAAKRAVGPSGSSRTSLRSMIGHLRRWPELPYNSDDADWAGCRDDRRSTDAY; encoded by the exons ATGGCGGAGACACCACGTATGATCATCTTCCCGTTCATGGCACAAGGCCACGCCCTCCCACTGCTCGACCTCGCCAAGATGCTGTCCTACCAGGGCATCAAGATCACCATTTTCACCACCCCGGCCAACTCCAACTTCATCCTCCACAATCTCTCTCAAACGCCAAACGTTGAGCTCGAGGTACTGGAGTTCCCACATTCTCAGGATCTGCCTCCTCATTGCGAGAACACCCACCAGCTCCCCTCCATGGAcctcttcctccctttccttctcgCCACCAAACGCCTTCAACAGCCCTTCGATCTGTCCCTACAGAAGATGGTCGACTCTGGCgacgtcgccgccgccgccgccgttcgCCCCCTCTGCATCATCTCCGACTTCTTCCTCCCCTGGACCCTCGACTCCGCGTCCAAGTTCGACATCCCCAGATTGGTGTTCCAGGGGATGAGTGCCTACGCCAGCTCCGTCTTGAGGGCGCTTGCTTCGCTCCAGCCTCTTACGAATGCCCTCTTGGACTCGGAGGTCTTCGAGGTTCCGGGGTTACCCACCAAGGTCCTGCTCACCAAAGCCGAGATGCCTAAGATATCGACTGATCCTGATCTTGACTGTAGCGGTCCGCTGCCCGAGCTCATCTACGAATGTTACCGAGCAGAGCTGCAGAGCCACGGCGCCATACTCAACACCTTCCTGGAGCTGGAGCCGCTCTACGTCGCCCACGTGCTGTCCTGTTACTACCGGCAGGGCTGGTGCCTCGGCCCCCTTTTCTTATTCGACGAGGTGGCGGAAGGGAGACGGGGTGCTGAAAGTCCCCACGTCCGAAGTACGTGCTCGAGTTGGCTGGACGGCCATGCGGATCGGCCGGGATCGGTGATCTACGCCTCCTTCGGGACGCAAGCACCGGTTTCCGACAGCCAGCAGACGGAGATCGCGTGCGGGCTGGAGGCCAGCGGCTGCCCGTTTGTGCTCGTAGTCAGGTCGAAAACGTGGTTGGCGCCCGAGGGGCTCGAGGAGCGCCTGGCCGGCAGGGGGCTGGTATTGAGAGAGTGGACTCCGCAGTGGCTGATACTGTCCCATCCGGCCGTCGGCGGTTTCTTGACGCACTGCGGCTGGAACTCGGTCTTAGAGAGCCTCTCGGCCGGGGTTCCCATGTTGACTTGGCCCATAATTGCCGACCAAACTGCGAACCAGAAGATGGTGGTGGACGAACTGGGCGCCGGAATCCTGACGGTGGCTCCCATCGAACGGGTGCGCGTGGGCGTGGTGGAGCGGGAGACGGTGAGGGGAAGAGTGGTGGAACTGATGCTGGGGGAAGAGGGTCGACGTGCGCGGGCCAGGGCAATGGAGATCGGCTGCGCGGCGAAGAGAGCTGTGGGACCGAGCGGGTCCTCTCGAACTAGCCTGAGATCCATGATCGGCCATCTACGCAGGTGGCCGGAGCTTCCGTACAATTCCGACG atgcagattgggcggGATGCCGTGATGATCGGCGATCTACTGATGCATACTAA